Proteins from a genomic interval of Rhipicephalus microplus isolate Deutch F79 chromosome 6, USDA_Rmic, whole genome shotgun sequence:
- the LOC119168021 gene encoding PI-stichotoxin-Hcr2f-like, with protein MKHQVHAILSVISLFYVADADAMFNEICSMPRDAGKCETICQAQWKWYYDNATGNCHPFMYAGFEGNNNRFRNCESCMHACDAKECVHGTQTTDT; from the exons ATGAAACATCAAGTTCACGCAATCCTGTCAGTAATTTCTCTTTTCTACGTTGCAG ATGCTGATGCTATGTTCAACGAGATTTGCTCCATGCCACGTGATGCGGGAAAGTGCGAGACAATATGCCAGGCCCAATGGAAGTGGTACTACGATAATGCCACGGGAAACTGTCATCCATTTATGTACGCCGGTTTCGAAGGAAACAACAACCGATTTAGAAACTGTGAAAGTTGTATGCATGCATGCGACG CCAAAGAATGCGTCCATGGAACACAGACAACAGATACGTAG